In Trichocoleus desertorum ATA4-8-CV12, a single genomic region encodes these proteins:
- a CDS encoding response regulator — MNSVYPGSIAGEVFIGGGEMGALMRSLDWSQTSLGAVQNWSQSLKTAVRIMLTSRQAMFVWWGEDLINLYNDAYRDILGGKHPGALGQPAAQVWREIWDQVLPRAESAILNNEGTYDEALLLVMERNGYPEETYYTFSYSPVPDVEGKTGGILCANTDDTQRIIGERQLALLKELASRTADARTFDEACTLSTACLATNPYDLPFSLIYLVEPDQQCALLAGTSGIEPGHSIIPQAIALNDADWHFAEVLNTQQPRLITTSEARFSNLPTGAWQIPPHQLAVVPIAASGNRGKAGIMVVGLNPLRLFDDNYQRFLNLVSTQIAASITNAQAYEEERKRAEALAELDRAKTTFFSNISHEFRTPLTLMLGPLEEILATEGVIPDEQRQQLDLVHRNSLRLLKLVNTLLDFSRIEAGRVQAVYEAIDLAALTAELASVFRSAIEQAGLQLVVDCKSLTGPVYVDREMWEKIILNLLSNAFKFTFSGEIAVILQQRQSQVELTVRDTGIGMPATELPRLFERFYRVEGAQGRSQEGSGIGLALVKELVHLHGGEVEVASIEGEGTTFTLTIPTGTDHLPPERLQNSDRTASPTVLGAAPYVEEALRWLPEDLRLPILDFGLGSTEIETARNSNEQTKPLKSEILLVDDNTDMRNYVKRLLLNQGYNVETAADGMMALAIIQQQLPDLVLTDVMMPRLDGFGLLRELRATPTTRDIPIILLSARAGEEARVEGLEAGADDYLIKPFSTRELLVRVEASLKLARLRRETQQREQTLRLEAETAQQSVETILSSINDGFYRLDRNWCYTYINDRNCEIVSRPRNDVLGKNIWEMFPDLVGTELYANFQRSLETQTPAQFEYFYPTWNRWFENRVYPSPQGLTVFVADISARKQIEESLRRSEEQFRNLADNAPFMVWVTDPAGSCTYLSQRWYNFTGQTEATGLGLGWLNITHPDDREEAERIFLASNERQEAFRLEYRLQRRDGEYIWAIGAASPWFGANGEFKGYVGSVVDISDRKRAEAERNHLLTRERAAREEAETANRVKDEFLAVLSHELRSPLNPILGWSKLLQTRQFDPPATQRALQTIERNAKLQTQLIEDLLDVSRILQGKMALNVGLVNLATVVESALETVRLAADAKQIQLQTVISLEHPQVSGDSARLQQIVWNLLSNAVKFTPDGGQVEVCLDQIGTYAQIQVKDTGKGISPDFLPYVFDYFRQEDGKTTRKFGGLGLGLAIVRHLSELHGGTVQVESLGEEQGATFIVRLPLINKLVASEAKHFTTTESVDLSQLRILVVDDDEDMRNLVQVILEQQGAQVEIAASAAEVLLSFDRQLPNVLISDIGMPDIDGYMLMQQIRSRSPDQGGLIPAIALTAYAAEYDQQQALKAGFQQHLAKPIEPDALTQAIADLVLKR; from the coding sequence ATGAACTCAGTGTATCCAGGGTCGATCGCTGGCGAAGTCTTCATCGGTGGCGGTGAAATGGGGGCGTTGATGCGATCGCTGGACTGGTCGCAAACGTCCCTCGGTGCCGTGCAAAACTGGTCTCAAAGTCTAAAAACTGCGGTTCGGATCATGTTGACATCTCGCCAAGCGATGTTCGTCTGGTGGGGCGAAGACTTGATCAACCTCTACAATGATGCCTACCGAGACATTCTGGGAGGCAAACATCCAGGAGCATTGGGGCAACCCGCTGCTCAGGTATGGCGTGAAATTTGGGATCAGGTGCTTCCACGGGCCGAGTCCGCCATCCTCAACAATGAGGGCACTTATGATGAAGCCTTGCTGTTGGTGATGGAGCGTAACGGCTACCCAGAAGAAACCTATTACACCTTTTCTTATAGCCCTGTTCCGGATGTTGAAGGTAAAACGGGGGGCATTCTTTGTGCCAATACCGACGATACCCAACGCATTATCGGTGAGCGGCAGTTGGCATTGTTAAAAGAACTGGCCTCCAGAACCGCAGATGCCCGCACCTTTGACGAAGCTTGCACACTCAGCACTGCTTGTCTCGCAACTAATCCCTACGACTTGCCCTTTAGTTTGATCTATCTAGTTGAGCCAGACCAACAATGCGCTTTGCTAGCGGGCACCTCTGGTATTGAGCCAGGGCACTCGATTATCCCTCAAGCGATCGCGCTGAATGATGCCGACTGGCACTTTGCTGAGGTTTTAAATACACAGCAACCCCGTCTGATCACAACTTCAGAAGCCCGTTTTAGCAATTTACCCACGGGGGCATGGCAGATCCCCCCGCACCAACTCGCTGTAGTTCCCATCGCTGCATCCGGAAACAGAGGGAAAGCGGGCATCATGGTTGTGGGCTTGAATCCATTGCGGTTATTTGATGACAACTACCAGAGATTTTTGAATCTAGTTTCGACTCAAATTGCTGCCAGCATCACCAATGCTCAAGCTTATGAAGAAGAACGCAAACGGGCAGAAGCTTTAGCAGAACTCGATCGCGCCAAAACCACCTTTTTTAGCAACATCTCCCACGAATTCCGAACCCCACTCACACTCATGCTCGGTCCTCTAGAGGAGATCTTGGCAACAGAGGGAGTAATACCAGACGAGCAACGGCAACAACTGGATTTGGTACACCGCAACTCATTGCGCCTGCTCAAACTAGTCAACACACTACTAGATTTCTCTCGAATTGAAGCGGGCCGAGTCCAGGCAGTCTATGAAGCTATCGATTTGGCCGCGTTGACCGCAGAATTAGCAAGTGTGTTTCGTTCGGCGATCGAGCAAGCAGGACTACAGCTTGTCGTTGACTGTAAATCTCTCACTGGGCCTGTCTACGTCGATCGGGAGATGTGGGAAAAGATTATCCTCAACCTGCTCTCCAACGCCTTTAAATTTACCTTTTCTGGTGAGATTGCGGTTATCCTTCAGCAGAGACAAAGCCAGGTTGAATTGACGGTGCGTGACACTGGAATTGGGATGCCTGCCACAGAACTACCTCGTTTATTTGAACGGTTTTATCGGGTTGAAGGAGCACAGGGCAGAAGCCAGGAAGGCTCTGGGATTGGATTGGCTCTGGTAAAAGAACTAGTCCATCTGCATGGGGGAGAGGTCGAGGTTGCCAGCATTGAGGGAGAGGGTACAACTTTCACCCTGACGATTCCGACAGGAACTGATCATTTACCCCCCGAACGTCTCCAAAACAGCGATCGCACTGCATCTCCTACAGTTCTCGGAGCTGCCCCCTATGTGGAAGAAGCACTCCGCTGGCTACCAGAAGATTTGAGACTGCCGATCTTAGATTTTGGATTGGGGAGTACAGAGATAGAAACAGCACGCAACTCAAATGAGCAGACGAAACCTCTAAAATCTGAAATCCTGCTGGTCGATGACAACACCGACATGCGGAACTATGTGAAACGGTTATTGCTGAACCAGGGATATAACGTGGAAACTGCTGCTGATGGCATGATGGCGTTAGCTATAATTCAGCAACAACTTCCCGATCTGGTCTTAACAGATGTGATGATGCCCCGTTTAGACGGGTTCGGATTATTGCGGGAACTCCGAGCTACTCCCACAACTAGGGACATCCCAATCATTTTACTGTCTGCCCGCGCTGGAGAAGAAGCTCGCGTAGAGGGGTTAGAAGCAGGAGCAGATGACTATTTGATCAAACCCTTTTCTACCCGTGAGTTGTTGGTAAGAGTAGAAGCAAGTTTGAAACTGGCTCGCCTGCGACGAGAAACCCAACAGCGAGAGCAGACCCTCCGTTTAGAGGCAGAAACCGCGCAACAAAGTGTAGAAACTATTCTGTCGAGCATTAATGATGGGTTTTATCGGCTCGATCGCAATTGGTGTTACACCTACATCAACGATCGCAACTGCGAAATTGTTAGTAGGCCCCGCAACGACGTGCTAGGCAAAAACATTTGGGAGATGTTTCCTGATCTGGTAGGCACCGAGCTTTATGCAAATTTCCAGCGATCGCTAGAAACCCAAACACCAGCTCAATTTGAGTATTTTTATCCCACTTGGAATCGTTGGTTTGAAAACCGGGTCTATCCTTCTCCCCAAGGGCTCACAGTTTTTGTCGCCGACATCAGCGCTCGCAAACAAATAGAAGAGTCACTGCGGCGGAGTGAGGAGCAATTCCGCAATCTGGCAGACAATGCTCCCTTTATGGTCTGGGTGACTGATCCCGCAGGCTCCTGCACCTATCTCAGTCAAAGGTGGTATAACTTCACTGGGCAGACTGAGGCAACAGGTTTGGGCTTAGGATGGTTGAACATCACGCATCCAGACGATCGCGAGGAGGCTGAGCGTATTTTTTTGGCATCAAACGAGCGCCAGGAAGCCTTCCGTCTAGAGTATCGCTTGCAACGCCGTGATGGTGAGTATATTTGGGCGATCGGTGCGGCTAGTCCTTGGTTTGGAGCCAATGGTGAATTCAAAGGATATGTCGGTTCTGTGGTTGACATTAGCGATCGCAAACGAGCCGAAGCGGAGCGCAATCATCTCCTGACTCGTGAACGCGCCGCGCGGGAAGAAGCTGAGACTGCCAACCGGGTCAAAGATGAGTTTTTGGCGGTGCTGTCCCATGAGTTGCGATCGCCCCTCAATCCAATCCTCGGTTGGTCAAAACTCTTGCAAACTCGCCAGTTTGACCCACCAGCCACGCAGCGGGCCTTACAAACCATTGAGCGCAATGCCAAGCTGCAAACTCAGTTGATTGAAGATTTGCTGGATGTCTCTCGGATCTTGCAAGGCAAGATGGCCTTGAACGTGGGTCTGGTCAACTTAGCGACAGTCGTTGAATCGGCTTTAGAAACCGTGCGGTTGGCGGCAGATGCCAAACAGATTCAACTGCAAACCGTGATCTCCCTTGAGCACCCACAAGTCTCTGGTGATTCGGCACGACTCCAACAGATTGTATGGAATTTGCTCTCGAATGCCGTTAAGTTTACGCCGGACGGGGGCCAAGTTGAAGTTTGCCTAGATCAAATTGGCACCTATGCTCAAATCCAGGTGAAAGATACGGGTAAGGGCATCAGTCCAGACTTTTTACCTTATGTGTTTGACTACTTCCGTCAAGAAGATGGCAAAACAACCCGTAAGTTTGGGGGGCTGGGCTTAGGCTTAGCGATCGTGCGTCATTTAAGTGAACTGCATGGTGGAACGGTTCAGGTGGAAAGTCTTGGAGAGGAACAGGGCGCTACGTTTATTGTCCGGTTGCCTCTGATTAACAAGTTGGTAGCGTCAGAAGCAAAACATTTCACTACCACTGAATCGGTTGATTTAAGTCAACTCAGGATTCTAGTGGTTGATGACGATGAGGACATGCGGAATCTGGTGCAGGTGATTTTAGAGCAACAAGGAGCGCAGGTGGAAATTGCAGCTTCTGCGGCTGAAGTGTTGCTCTCCTTCGATCGCCAGCTCCCTAATGTTTTGATTAGTGATATCGGCATGCCAGATATTGATGGTTATATGCTGATGCAGCAAATTCGATCGCGATCGCCAGACCAAGGTGGCCTCATACCCGCGATCGCCCTTACCGCTTATGCCGCAGAGTATGACCAACAGCAAGCCTTGAAAGCAGGATTTCAGCAGCACCTAGCCAAGCCCATTGAGCCAGATGCCTTGACCCAAGCGATCGCTGACTTGGTTCTAAAGCGTTAA
- a CDS encoding helix-turn-helix domain-containing protein, which yields MALQAKRLSSEQPMIGNLVRELRQAMNLSQQKFADTIGMTFPSINRWENGHAIPSPLALQQIDTLLKQLGDRGEALRTKHFPDSEPKS from the coding sequence ATGGCTCTTCAGGCAAAACGGCTGAGTTCAGAACAACCGATGATTGGCAATTTGGTGCGAGAACTGCGGCAAGCCATGAACTTATCGCAGCAGAAGTTCGCTGATACCATTGGCATGACGTTTCCTAGCATTAATCGTTGGGAGAATGGCCACGCAATTCCCTCACCGCTGGCACTTCAGCAAATCGACACCTTATTAAAACAGTTAGGCGATCGCGGGGAAGCACTACGAACTAAGCACTTTCCAGATAGTGAGCCAAAGTCATGA